A genomic stretch from Sphingobacterium sp. ML3W includes:
- a CDS encoding DUF4886 domain-containing protein — MMKAKRISLLSILLLFFFNSNSLNARGQALDDSVLRILAIGNSFSEDAIEQNLYELAKAGKKKIVIGNLYIGGAPLSLHVSNAKEDKPAYRYRKINLDGRMSERANERLSTALVDEAWDYISFQQASPLSGDYDSYAKDLPLLYEYVTKHVKYPETNYILHQTWAYQNGSSHEGFVRYNRHQSAMYTAIVNTSQEVFNWGNFDVLVPSGTAIQNARSSYLGDQFTRDGYHLNLDYGRFVAACTWYEALFKENVVNNTFLPLKVTYIEGQIAREAAHQAVGSPYGVTVLKDFQLMK, encoded by the coding sequence ATGATGAAAGCTAAACGGATATCCTTACTCAGTATTTTACTTTTATTTTTCTTTAACAGCAATAGTTTGAATGCACGGGGGCAAGCATTGGATGATAGTGTTTTGCGCATATTGGCGATTGGGAATAGCTTTTCGGAGGATGCGATCGAGCAGAACCTTTACGAATTAGCCAAAGCGGGGAAGAAAAAGATCGTCATCGGTAACCTTTATATTGGTGGGGCACCATTAAGCCTACATGTAAGCAATGCGAAAGAAGATAAGCCAGCTTATCGCTACCGGAAGATCAATCTGGACGGTCGGATGTCAGAGCGGGCAAATGAAAGACTTTCTACGGCTTTGGTAGATGAAGCTTGGGATTATATTAGTTTCCAGCAGGCAAGCCCTTTGTCGGGGGATTATGATTCCTATGCGAAGGATCTACCACTTTTATATGAGTACGTCACAAAACATGTAAAGTATCCGGAAACAAACTATATATTACATCAAACCTGGGCCTATCAGAATGGTTCATCGCATGAAGGTTTTGTCCGGTATAATCGTCATCAGAGTGCGATGTATACGGCTATCGTAAACACCTCTCAGGAAGTCTTTAATTGGGGGAATTTTGATGTATTGGTACCTTCGGGAACAGCTATACAAAATGCACGATCAAGCTATTTAGGCGATCAATTCACACGGGATGGATATCATCTTAATTTGGATTATGGACGTTTTGTAGCCGCATGTACCTGGTACGAGGCACTGTTTAAGGAAAATGTTGTCAATAATACGTTTTTGCCACTCAAAGTGACCTATATTGAAGGACAGATTGCACGTGAAGCTGCACATCAAGCGGTGGGATCTCCTTATGGGGTTACTGTATTGAAGGATTTTCAATTAATGAAATAA
- a CDS encoding RNA methyltransferase, whose product MQKLSMDELQRTDVESFKKQEKTPIAIVLDNVRSMHNVGSAFRTADGFAIEKIYLCGITGTPPHREIEKTALGATQSVSWEYHKDTADVVDQLKAEGYIIIAVEQADDSVMLHQFEPNSDKKYALIFGNEVNGVDEEVMEKIDTCIEIPQYGTKHSLNVSVAIGIILWDFIQKRNLN is encoded by the coding sequence ATGCAAAAATTATCGATGGATGAACTTCAACGTACAGATGTTGAATCGTTTAAAAAACAAGAAAAAACGCCTATCGCAATCGTTTTAGACAATGTTCGCAGTATGCACAATGTCGGCTCGGCCTTCCGTACCGCAGACGGATTTGCTATTGAAAAAATATATTTATGTGGCATTACCGGCACTCCTCCACATCGGGAAATCGAAAAAACTGCTTTAGGTGCTACACAATCCGTGTCTTGGGAATACCATAAAGATACAGCTGACGTCGTAGATCAGCTAAAAGCAGAAGGTTATATCATCATTGCCGTTGAACAAGCGGATGATAGTGTCATGTTACATCAATTTGAGCCAAACTCGGATAAAAAGTATGCATTAATTTTTGGAAATGAGGTCAATGGAGTTGATGAAGAAGTAATGGAAAAAATCGATACTTGTATCGAAATCCCCCAATATGGCACCAAGCATTCACTTAATGTATCTGTCGCAATTGGCATTATCCTTTGGGATTTTATCCAAAAACGCAATCTGAACTAA
- the rpoC gene encoding DNA-directed RNA polymerase subunit beta', with amino-acid sequence MSYKKDNKIKSNFTSITISLASPETILERSSGEVTKPETINYRTYKPERDGLFCERIFGPVKDYECHCGKYKRIRYKGIVCDRCGVEVTEKKVRRERMGHINLVVPVAHIWYFRSLPNKIGYLLGLPTKKLDMIIYYERYVVIQAGIKEEDGINFMDFLTEEEYLDILDTLPKENQYLDDTDPQKFVAKMGAEALEDLLKRIDLDQLSYDLRHQAANETSQQRKNEALKRLHVVEAFRSSRENIENRPEWMIVKIVPIIPPELRPLVPLDGGRFATSDLNDLYRRVIIRNNRLKRLIEIKAPEVILRNEKRMLQEAVDSLFDNSRKVNAVKTEGNRALKSLSDILKGKQGRFRQNLLGKRVDYSARSVIVVGPHLKLHECGLPKDMAAELYKPFIIRKMIERGIVKTVKSAKKIVDRKDPVVWDILENVLKGHPVLLNRAPTLHRLGIQAFQPTLVEGKAIQLHPLVCTAFNADFDGDQMAVHLPLGNAAVLEAQILMLAAHNILNPANGSPITVPSQDMVLGLYYITKGRKTAGDHIVRGQDMTFYSAEEVIIALNEKQIDLHAWIKVKTKVRQKDGSIVDTLLETTVGRVIFNQVVPEEMGFVNELLTKKSLRNIIGEIVKTTGMARAAQFLDDMKELGYQTAFKGGLSFNLEDLNIPAAKAELIQQATNEVEEVMSNYNMGFITNNERYNQIIDIWTRINNRLTAHVMDILSNDNQGFNSVYMMLDSGARGSKEQIRQLCGMRGLMAKPQKSGTSGGEIIENPILSNFKEGLSVLEYFISTHGARKGLADTALKTADAGYLTRRLHDVAQDMIVVEQDCGGLRGIYTTALKDNDDVVEPLFDRILGRTPLHDVFHPETEELIVSANEDITEEIAEVIEKAGIEGIEIRTVLTCESKRGVCACCYGRNLASGKRVQLGEAVGVIAAQSIGEPGTQLTLRTFHVGGTASNIAADSSIISKYDGKIEFENVRTVSQTNDNGTHQVVLGRSGEVKIIDAHNKIVFQQNIPYGSQLFVEDGGTVAKGDKLVEWDPYNAVIISEFAGKVEFDAIIEGVTFREESDEQTGHKEKVIIETRDKTKNPSIKILDKSGEVIRTYNIPVGAHVAVANGVTVKEGGILVKIPRSTGKTRDITGGLPRVTELFEARNPSNPAVVTEIDGVVTLGGVKRGNREMSIESRDGQIKKYLVPLSKHILVQDNDFVKAGMPLSDGSISPADILSIKGPSAVQHYIVNGIQEVYRLQGVKINDKHFETIVHQMMQKVNIEDPGDTRFLEKEAVNKWDFMEENDSLFDKKVVVDAGDSNSLRPGQIVSLRKLREENSSLKRRDLKLVEVREAIPATSSPLLQGITRASLGTKSFISAASFQETTKVLNEAAIAGKRDNLLGLKENVIVGHLIPSGTGIRQYSNLIVGSREEYDQLLASKEED; translated from the coding sequence ATGTCTTACAAAAAAGATAATAAAATTAAAAGCAACTTCACTTCGATTACGATCAGCTTGGCTTCTCCAGAAACTATTTTGGAGCGTTCAAGTGGTGAAGTTACAAAACCAGAAACGATTAACTATCGTACCTACAAACCAGAACGTGATGGTTTATTCTGTGAGCGTATTTTTGGTCCTGTAAAGGATTACGAATGTCACTGTGGTAAATACAAACGTATCCGTTATAAAGGTATCGTGTGTGACCGTTGTGGTGTTGAGGTAACAGAGAAAAAAGTACGTCGTGAGCGTATGGGACACATCAACTTGGTGGTTCCTGTAGCGCACATCTGGTACTTCCGTTCTCTTCCTAATAAAATCGGTTATTTGTTAGGGCTTCCTACAAAGAAACTGGATATGATCATTTACTATGAACGTTATGTCGTTATCCAAGCTGGTATTAAGGAAGAAGATGGTATCAACTTTATGGACTTCTTGACTGAAGAAGAATATTTAGATATTTTAGATACCTTACCAAAAGAAAATCAATATTTAGACGATACTGATCCTCAAAAATTTGTCGCTAAGATGGGTGCTGAGGCTTTGGAAGATTTGTTGAAACGTATTGATTTGGATCAATTGTCTTACGATTTACGTCACCAAGCTGCTAACGAGACTTCTCAACAACGTAAAAATGAAGCGTTAAAACGTCTTCATGTTGTTGAAGCTTTCCGTAGCTCACGTGAAAACATCGAGAATCGTCCTGAATGGATGATCGTGAAGATTGTTCCTATCATTCCACCTGAATTACGCCCATTGGTGCCTTTGGATGGTGGTCGTTTTGCGACTTCGGATTTGAACGATTTATACCGTCGTGTTATTATCCGTAACAACCGTCTAAAACGTTTGATCGAGATCAAAGCTCCAGAAGTAATCTTACGTAACGAAAAACGTATGCTTCAAGAGGCAGTGGATTCTTTGTTTGACAACTCACGTAAAGTGAATGCTGTTAAGACAGAAGGTAACCGTGCATTGAAGTCGTTATCTGATATTTTGAAAGGTAAACAAGGTCGTTTCCGTCAAAACTTATTAGGTAAACGTGTCGATTATTCAGCTCGTTCGGTAATTGTGGTAGGTCCTCACTTGAAATTACATGAGTGTGGTCTTCCTAAAGATATGGCTGCTGAGCTTTACAAACCGTTTATCATTCGTAAGATGATCGAGCGTGGTATTGTAAAAACAGTAAAATCCGCTAAGAAAATCGTAGATCGTAAAGATCCAGTGGTATGGGATATCCTTGAAAATGTATTGAAAGGTCATCCTGTATTACTTAACCGTGCACCTACGCTTCACCGTTTGGGTATTCAAGCTTTCCAACCTACTTTGGTAGAGGGTAAAGCGATTCAGTTACACCCATTGGTTTGTACAGCGTTCAACGCCGATTTTGACGGTGACCAGATGGCAGTTCACTTACCTTTAGGTAATGCTGCAGTTTTGGAAGCCCAAATCTTGATGTTAGCAGCACACAATATCTTGAACCCTGCGAACGGTTCACCGATCACTGTACCATCTCAAGACATGGTATTGGGTCTTTACTATATTACTAAAGGTCGTAAGACTGCTGGTGACCATATCGTAAGAGGCCAAGATATGACTTTCTATTCAGCTGAAGAGGTTATCATTGCTTTGAATGAGAAGCAAATTGACCTTCACGCTTGGATTAAAGTAAAAACAAAAGTCAGACAAAAAGATGGTAGCATCGTTGATACCTTATTAGAGACAACTGTAGGTCGTGTGATCTTCAACCAGGTTGTTCCTGAAGAAATGGGATTTGTCAATGAATTGCTGACTAAAAAATCTTTGCGTAATATCATCGGTGAGATTGTGAAGACTACGGGTATGGCTCGTGCAGCACAATTCTTGGATGATATGAAAGAGTTGGGATATCAAACAGCCTTCAAAGGTGGTCTTTCTTTCAACTTGGAAGATTTGAACATTCCTGCAGCGAAAGCTGAGTTGATCCAACAAGCAACAAACGAAGTTGAAGAAGTAATGAGCAACTATAACATGGGTTTCATTACGAACAACGAACGTTATAACCAAATCATCGATATCTGGACACGTATCAACAACAGATTGACTGCGCACGTAATGGATATTCTTTCCAACGATAACCAAGGTTTCAACTCAGTTTATATGATGTTGGATTCTGGAGCCCGTGGTTCGAAAGAGCAGATTCGTCAGTTGTGTGGTATGCGTGGTTTGATGGCGAAACCTCAAAAATCTGGTACTTCAGGTGGTGAGATTATTGAGAACCCGATCTTGTCGAACTTTAAAGAAGGTTTGTCCGTATTAGAGTACTTTATCTCTACCCACGGTGCGCGTAAAGGTCTTGCCGATACAGCCTTGAAAACGGCTGATGCGGGTTACTTGACACGTCGTTTACATGACGTCGCTCAGGATATGATCGTTGTTGAACAAGATTGTGGTGGTTTACGTGGTATCTACACAACTGCATTGAAAGATAATGATGATGTTGTTGAACCATTATTCGACCGTATCTTAGGTCGTACTCCATTACATGATGTATTCCATCCGGAGACAGAGGAGTTGATCGTTTCAGCAAATGAAGATATCACTGAGGAAATTGCGGAGGTTATCGAAAAAGCAGGTATTGAAGGTATCGAAATTCGTACTGTATTAACTTGTGAATCGAAACGTGGTGTGTGTGCTTGTTGTTATGGTCGTAACTTGGCATCTGGTAAACGTGTTCAATTGGGTGAAGCTGTCGGTGTTATCGCAGCACAATCAATCGGTGAGCCAGGTACACAGTTGACACTTCGTACATTCCACGTGGGTGGTACGGCATCAAATATTGCCGCTGACTCAAGCATCATTTCTAAATACGATGGTAAAATCGAATTTGAAAATGTGCGTACCGTTTCGCAAACAAATGACAATGGTACACATCAGGTTGTCTTAGGACGTTCTGGTGAGGTTAAGATCATTGATGCACATAATAAGATTGTATTCCAACAAAATATCCCTTATGGTTCACAGTTGTTCGTTGAGGATGGCGGTACAGTAGCTAAAGGTGATAAATTGGTAGAGTGGGATCCATATAACGCAGTAATTATCTCTGAATTTGCTGGTAAAGTTGAGTTTGATGCAATCATCGAAGGTGTTACCTTCCGTGAGGAATCAGATGAGCAAACTGGTCACAAAGAGAAAGTAATTATTGAAACACGTGATAAAACGAAAAACCCATCCATCAAGATTCTTGATAAATCTGGAGAGGTTATCCGTACGTACAATATCCCAGTAGGCGCCCACGTTGCTGTTGCTAACGGTGTAACTGTTAAGGAAGGCGGTATCTTAGTTAAGATTCCTCGTTCTACTGGTAAAACACGAGATATCACGGGTGGTCTTCCACGTGTAACCGAGTTGTTCGAAGCACGTAACCCTTCTAACCCAGCTGTTGTAACAGAAATCGACGGTGTGGTAACATTAGGCGGTGTGAAACGTGGTAACCGTGAGATGTCGATTGAATCACGTGATGGTCAAATCAAGAAATACTTGGTGCCACTTTCCAAACATATCCTTGTTCAGGATAATGACTTCGTGAAAGCGGGTATGCCATTATCGGATGGTTCGATCTCTCCAGCGGATATCTTATCTATTAAAGGACCTTCAGCGGTGCAACATTACATCGTGAATGGTATCCAAGAGGTATACCGTCTTCAAGGTGTGAAGATCAACGATAAGCACTTCGAAACGATCGTTCACCAGATGATGCAGAAAGTTAACATTGAGGATCCAGGAGATACACGTTTCTTAGAGAAGGAAGCTGTAAACAAATGGGACTTCATGGAAGAGAATGATTCCTTGTTCGACAAGAAAGTCGTTGTTGATGCCGGAGATTCCAATAGCTTACGTCCAGGACAGATTGTTTCTTTACGTAAGTTGAGAGAGGAAAACTCCAGCTTGAAACGTCGTGACTTAAAACTTGTAGAAGTGCGTGAAGCAATTCCAGCGACTTCAAGCCCATTGTTGCAAGGTATCACTAGAGCGTCATTAGGTACCAAATCGTTTATCTCTGCTGCCTCTTTCCAAGAGACAACAAAAGTATTGAATGAAGCTGCTATCGCAGGTAAACGTGACAACTTGTTAGGTTTGAAAGAAAACGTAATCGTTGGTCACTTGATTCCTTCAGGTACAGGTATTCGTCAATACAGCAACTTAATTGTTGGTTCTCGCGAAGAGTACGATCAATTGTTGGCTTCGAAAGAAGAAGATTAA
- a CDS encoding DinB family protein codes for MSIKKSYLIELDHETKNTKRILDRIPDEKLDWRPHEKSMTLGELAAHVVELHSWVSKAIPKDAFDFKVDYHPLKVSLVEELKLALSEGLEKNKAAIEHIAEEDWFKDWVLKAGDYEIARLPRAGAIRFIVNNHIVHHRGQLTVYLRLLGIPVPGLYGPSADEPMPSM; via the coding sequence ATGAGTATCAAAAAAAGCTATTTGATCGAATTGGATCATGAAACAAAAAATACCAAACGTATTTTGGATCGGATACCAGATGAAAAATTAGATTGGCGTCCGCATGAAAAATCGATGACTCTAGGGGAGCTTGCAGCCCATGTTGTGGAGTTACACAGTTGGGTGTCTAAAGCGATACCAAAAGATGCATTTGATTTTAAGGTCGATTATCATCCACTCAAGGTGTCTTTGGTAGAAGAGCTTAAATTGGCGCTTTCTGAAGGATTGGAAAAGAACAAAGCTGCCATAGAACATATAGCTGAGGAAGACTGGTTTAAGGACTGGGTATTGAAAGCTGGAGACTATGAAATAGCACGTTTACCACGCGCTGGCGCTATACGTTTTATTGTTAACAACCATATTGTCCACCATCGTGGACAGCTGACTGTATATTTACGGTTACTCGGTATTCCAGTACCGGGTTTATATGGGCCTTCGGCGGATGAACCGATGCCCAGTATGTAG
- the sucD gene encoding succinate--CoA ligase subunit alpha, with amino-acid sequence MSVLVNKDSKVIVQGFTGNEGTYHATQMIEYGTNVVGGVTPGKGGQQHLDRPVFNTVQDAVDATGANVSIIFVPPAFAADAIMEAAAAGIEVIVCITEGIPTKDMIQVKSYLSDKKSRLIGPNCPGIITAGEAKIGIMPGFIFKKGNVGVVSKSGTLTYEAVDQTVKAGLGITTAIGIGGDPIIGTTTKEAVELLMNDPETEAIIMIGEIGGGMEAEAARWIKEHGTKPVVGFIAGQTAPPGRRMGHAGAIVGGADDTAAAKMKIMRECGIRVVESPAEIGKAIAEELAK; translated from the coding sequence ATGAGTGTATTAGTTAATAAAGATTCAAAAGTAATCGTTCAAGGTTTCACTGGAAACGAAGGTACTTACCATGCGACTCAAATGATTGAGTACGGAACAAATGTAGTTGGTGGTGTGACTCCTGGTAAAGGTGGTCAACAACACTTAGACCGTCCTGTATTCAACACTGTTCAAGATGCAGTAGACGCTACAGGAGCTAATGTTTCTATTATCTTTGTACCTCCAGCATTTGCTGCAGATGCAATCATGGAAGCTGCCGCTGCGGGTATCGAAGTGATTGTATGTATTACTGAGGGTATCCCTACAAAAGACATGATCCAAGTAAAATCATACTTAAGCGACAAGAAATCTCGTTTGATCGGTCCTAACTGCCCTGGTATCATCACTGCAGGTGAAGCTAAAATCGGTATTATGCCAGGATTTATCTTCAAAAAAGGTAACGTAGGTGTAGTTTCTAAATCAGGAACTTTAACTTACGAAGCGGTAGATCAAACTGTAAAAGCTGGATTAGGAATCACGACAGCTATCGGAATCGGTGGTGACCCTATCATCGGTACAACAACTAAAGAAGCTGTTGAATTATTAATGAACGACCCAGAGACTGAAGCGATTATCATGATTGGTGAGATCGGTGGTGGAATGGAAGCTGAAGCTGCACGTTGGATCAAAGAACACGGCACTAAACCTGTTGTTGGGTTTATCGCTGGTCAAACAGCGCCTCCGGGACGTCGTATGGGCCACGCTGGTGCAATCGTTGGTGGTGCTGATGATACTGCTGCTGCAAAAATGAAAATCATGCGTGAGTGTGGTATTCGTGTAGTTGAATCTCCAGCTGAAATCGGAAAAGCAATCGCTGAAGAATTGGCTAAATAA
- a CDS encoding DUF1080 domain-containing protein, with protein MKFKHIIYGAGILLFSTSVFGNSQDKKPKPIQLFNGKDLKNWTPKIRNHKVGDNYKNTFRVEDGLLKVRYDGYDNFNFQYGHLFFNKEFSAYLLRVTYRFVGEQAPGGEGWAWRNSGAMLHGQDPKTMGVDQDFPISIEGQLLGGNGKDERTTSNLCTPGTNVVIDNKLFTPHCISSTSKTYAGDQWVTADFLVLGDSLVQHILEDKVVMQYTKPQIGGGNVTAFDPAVKKDGQLLKKGSISLQSESHPIDFKKVELYDLEPYMKDPNKLKKVIAELLPNLKQ; from the coding sequence ATGAAATTCAAACATATTATTTATGGTGCTGGAATTTTATTATTCAGTACTTCCGTATTTGGCAATTCTCAAGACAAAAAACCCAAACCCATTCAATTATTTAATGGGAAAGATTTAAAAAACTGGACCCCTAAAATCCGAAACCACAAGGTTGGAGATAACTATAAAAACACATTCCGTGTTGAAGATGGTTTATTGAAAGTCAGATATGATGGCTATGATAACTTCAATTTTCAATACGGCCATTTATTCTTTAATAAAGAATTCTCAGCTTATTTATTACGTGTAACCTATCGTTTTGTAGGCGAACAAGCACCAGGTGGCGAAGGTTGGGCTTGGCGCAATAGTGGTGCTATGCTACACGGACAAGACCCGAAAACAATGGGTGTAGATCAAGATTTTCCGATATCAATCGAAGGACAACTTTTAGGTGGCAATGGTAAGGACGAACGTACAACGAGCAATCTCTGTACACCGGGAACAAATGTTGTCATCGATAACAAACTATTTACCCCACACTGCATCAGCTCCACATCCAAAACCTATGCTGGAGACCAATGGGTAACAGCGGATTTTCTGGTATTGGGAGATTCACTTGTACAACATATCCTTGAAGACAAAGTGGTGATGCAATACACCAAACCTCAAATCGGTGGTGGCAATGTAACAGCCTTTGATCCTGCTGTAAAAAAAGATGGACAACTATTAAAGAAAGGAAGCATTTCGTTGCAGAGTGAGAGTCATCCCATCGACTTCAAAAAAGTAGAGCTATATGATTTGGAACCTTATATGAAAGATCCCAATAAGTTGAAAAAAGTCATTGCGGAGTTATTGCCCAATTTAAAGCAATAG
- the rpsT gene encoding 30S ribosomal protein S20: MANHKSAIKRIRANATKRLRNRYQAKTTRNAIKKLRHTTSAEEAKTLLPRVISMLDRLAKKNVIHKKKASNNKSKLTKFVNGLA, translated from the coding sequence ATGGCAAATCATAAATCAGCGATCAAAAGAATTAGAGCAAACGCTACTAAACGTTTAAGAAACCGTTACCAAGCAAAAACAACGCGTAACGCAATCAAAAAATTACGTCATACAACTTCTGCAGAAGAAGCAAAAACATTGTTACCACGCGTAATTTCTATGCTTGATCGTTTGGCAAAGAAAAATGTGATCCACAAGAAAAAAGCTTCTAACAACAAATCTAAGTTAACTAAATTCGTTAACGGTTTAGCGTAA
- a CDS encoding AraC family transcriptional regulator yields the protein MNIKDTTSDAKYVNRYYMTEVDSFEDSIYCHHAIIAENHITEHCHDKDQFLYTEGGVVFIKTDEKSYFLPARHYLWIPAGVKHSIHPSTPEVVMRNLYFPKTNNDTAFYGKMGIYPVNDLLIELIMFTNRWNGNIFPVEEPKYSLATAFKLILPELSLHELPLALPYPSHPKLKDIVTYLEENIEENVSFKKLASLFNISERTLARLFQKELNMSFIQYYTILRMLTALKLLLDEKLSVNEVALKVGYNSLPTFSNTFNKVVGIRPSEYVKQKELLI from the coding sequence ATGAACATAAAAGATACAACGAGCGACGCAAAATATGTCAACCGCTATTATATGACAGAAGTTGATTCATTTGAAGATAGCATCTATTGCCATCATGCCATCATAGCGGAAAATCATATTACCGAGCATTGCCATGATAAGGATCAATTTTTATATACAGAGGGTGGAGTCGTTTTTATAAAAACAGATGAAAAATCATATTTTCTGCCGGCTCGGCATTATCTATGGATTCCTGCAGGTGTGAAGCACAGTATCCATCCAAGTACCCCTGAGGTAGTGATGCGCAATCTTTATTTTCCAAAAACGAATAACGATACCGCATTCTACGGCAAAATGGGTATCTATCCGGTAAACGACCTGCTGATTGAATTAATTATGTTTACCAATCGTTGGAATGGCAATATATTTCCGGTTGAAGAACCTAAATATAGCTTAGCTACAGCATTTAAACTTATTCTCCCTGAACTATCCTTGCACGAACTTCCCTTGGCGCTACCTTATCCAAGCCACCCGAAATTAAAAGATATTGTTACTTATCTGGAAGAGAATATCGAAGAAAATGTAAGCTTCAAAAAACTTGCGAGCCTTTTCAATATCAGTGAACGCACATTGGCTCGACTTTTCCAGAAGGAATTAAATATGTCATTTATCCAATATTATACCATCTTGAGAATGTTAACTGCACTCAAGTTATTATTGGATGAAAAATTAAGTGTCAATGAAGTAGCTTTGAAAGTTGGATATAACAGCTTACCTACATTTAGTAATACATTCAATAAGGTCGTTGGTATTCGCCCGAGCGAATATGTCAAACAAAAAGAATTGCTTATTTAA